From one Idiomarina sp. X4 genomic stretch:
- the nadC gene encoding carboxylating nicotinate-nucleotide diphosphorylase has product MSQHELQLAIQEGVRNALVEDLSEKDASLDITAQLISPTSHSKATIITRDKAVVCGVEWVNEVFKQLGQDVALTWHVKDGDVVEPNTTLCDLEGPSRVLLTGERTALNFLQTLSATATLTHQYSRLLEGTNTTLLDTRKTLPGMRLAQKFAVRCGGGANHRIGLYDAYLIKENHIMACGGIEQAVNKAKQLNPGKTVEVEVENLDEFEQALKAKADIIMLDNFSLTDIETAVATNNNAEHQAKLEVSGNITDERLSELAATGVDFISSGALTKNIQAIDLSMRIS; this is encoded by the coding sequence GAAGATTTGTCCGAAAAAGATGCCAGTCTGGACATTACCGCACAGTTAATTAGCCCTACCAGTCACTCTAAAGCGACCATTATCACTCGTGACAAAGCGGTTGTTTGTGGTGTTGAGTGGGTTAATGAAGTGTTTAAACAACTTGGTCAGGACGTCGCTTTAACCTGGCACGTCAAGGATGGCGATGTGGTAGAACCCAATACCACACTATGTGACTTAGAAGGCCCAAGCCGCGTATTATTAACCGGCGAGCGCACCGCTCTGAACTTTTTACAGACACTGTCAGCCACAGCTACATTGACGCACCAGTACAGTCGTTTGCTGGAAGGCACCAATACGACATTGCTGGATACCCGTAAAACCCTACCCGGCATGCGACTGGCGCAAAAATTCGCGGTTCGCTGCGGTGGTGGTGCAAACCACCGAATTGGTTTGTACGACGCCTATTTAATTAAAGAGAACCATATAATGGCCTGTGGCGGCATCGAGCAAGCCGTTAACAAAGCTAAGCAGCTTAATCCCGGCAAAACGGTTGAGGTGGAAGTTGAAAACTTAGACGAGTTTGAACAGGCACTGAAAGCGAAAGCTGACATTATTATGCTGGATAACTTCAGTTTGACCGATATTGAAACAGCAGTTGCAACGAATAATAACGCGGAGCATCAAGCCAAACTGGAAGTGTCAGGCAACATTACCGATGAGCGCTTGAGTGAATTAGCGGCCACCGGCGTTGATTTTATCTCTTCAGGTGCTTTAACGAAAAACATTCAAGCCATTGACTTATCAATGAGAATTTCCTGA